A window of Cryptomeria japonica chromosome 3, Sugi_1.0, whole genome shotgun sequence contains these coding sequences:
- the LOC131874274 gene encoding uncharacterized protein LOC131874274 produces the protein MLFGDASACITINGRKSEAFGLFRSICQGCPLAPALYVLAAEGFGYLLANAIIVGHVCGISLPESPSQLVNGHFAGDSFLTLIEDEDNVQSALQCLNTFCLASDLAIQWHKMQCYR, from the coding sequence AtgttatttggagatgcctcagcTTGCATCACCATTAATGGTCGGAAGTCTGAGGCTTTTGGCCTTTTCAGATCCATTTGCCAGGGGTGCCCTCTAGCTCCTGCTTTATATGTTCTTGCAGCGGAAGGGTTTGGCtacttacttgctaatgctatcATTGTTGGGCATGTCTGTGGTATCTCCCTGCCTGAGTCACCTTCCCAACTTGTCAATGGCCACTTTGCAGGtgattcctttctcactctcattgaggatgaagataatgtgcaGTCTGCTCTTCAGTGTCTTaacactttttgcttggcttctgATTtggccattcaatggcacaagatgCAATGTTACAGATAG